A single window of Vibrio gazogenes DNA harbors:
- the nadA gene encoding quinolinate synthase NadA codes for MSHITEQIETVYPFPPKPVPLSKEQKAFYIDEIKRLLIEKDAVLIAHYYTDPEIQALAEATGGFVGDSLEMAKFGNRHPAKTLLIAGVRFMGESAKILTPEKRILMPTLEAECSLDLGCPVEEFSAFCDAHPDHTVVVYANTSAAVKARADWVVTSSIALEIVEHLDSEDKKIIWGPDRHLGGYIATKTGADMLLWHGECIVHDEFSADALKKMKALYPKAAVLVHPESPSSVVELADAVGSTSQLIKAAKALPHPQMIVATDKGIFFKMQQLVPEKELIEAPTAGAGATCRSCAHCPWMAMNGLQAIEKALRDGGEEHEIFVDESIRVKSLIPLNRMLDFAEQLNVSVKGNA; via the coding sequence ATGAGCCATATCACAGAACAGATTGAAACCGTGTACCCATTTCCACCGAAGCCGGTACCTCTCTCAAAAGAACAGAAAGCATTCTATATAGACGAGATCAAGCGTCTCTTAATCGAGAAAGACGCCGTCTTGATTGCCCATTACTACACAGATCCTGAAATTCAGGCGTTGGCTGAAGCAACCGGTGGATTTGTCGGTGACTCACTGGAAATGGCGAAATTCGGCAATCGACATCCAGCCAAGACACTGTTGATTGCTGGTGTGCGCTTTATGGGTGAGTCCGCTAAAATCCTGACACCAGAAAAACGCATTCTGATGCCAACATTGGAAGCGGAATGTTCTCTGGATCTTGGATGCCCCGTGGAAGAATTTTCCGCTTTCTGTGACGCTCACCCAGATCATACCGTTGTCGTGTATGCGAATACTTCTGCAGCGGTCAAAGCCAGAGCCGACTGGGTGGTGACATCCAGCATCGCATTAGAAATTGTTGAACATCTGGATTCGGAAGATAAGAAAATCATCTGGGGACCCGACCGCCATCTGGGGGGATATATTGCAACCAAAACTGGTGCTGATATGTTGCTTTGGCATGGTGAATGTATTGTCCATGATGAGTTTTCAGCCGATGCGTTGAAAAAAATGAAAGCGTTATATCCCAAAGCGGCTGTTTTAGTTCACCCCGAATCACCTTCCAGTGTTGTTGAACTGGCTGATGCAGTCGGATCAACCAGTCAATTAATCAAAGCTGCAAAAGCTTTACCACATCCACAAATGATCGTGGCAACGGATAAAGGTATTTTCTTCAAAATGCAGCAACTTGTGCCTGAAAAAGAGCTGATTGAAGCGCCTACAGCCGGTGCTGGCGCGACATGCCGAAGTTGTGCGCATTGCCCTTGGATGGCGATGAACGGGCTCCAGGCCATCGAGAAAGCCCTCAGAGACGGGGGAGAGGAACACGAAATCTTTGTGGATGAGTCGATTCGGGTTAAGTCTCTGATCCCGTTGAACCGCATGTTGGATTTCGCTGAGCAGTTGAATGTCTCTGTCAAAGGCAATGCCTGA
- a CDS encoding UPF0149 family protein, which yields MTLTEIIASVEQPEQLLNEHQMTGFIVALAATPYLISPEEWLPYLWGGSDVAPFAEPSHLEMYCQHVVQHWNTARESLLSGSWQWPASCQLDDEEIVNQATRDFCEGMLQGWQLTRDDWEALMPPETENGALLGGVLLSITMLYDPETSLVTLNEAGADAMAQFEEIYQAVPVMLSGLSQRALAIAESDD from the coding sequence GTGACACTAACTGAAATTATTGCGTCGGTAGAACAGCCCGAACAACTGCTCAATGAACATCAGATGACGGGATTTATTGTTGCTCTCGCGGCAACACCTTATCTGATTTCACCGGAAGAATGGCTTCCCTATCTTTGGGGAGGGAGTGATGTCGCACCGTTCGCGGAACCCTCTCATCTTGAGATGTATTGCCAACACGTGGTTCAACACTGGAATACAGCCCGGGAATCATTACTCAGTGGTTCATGGCAATGGCCAGCTTCATGTCAGTTGGATGATGAAGAAATTGTCAATCAAGCGACGCGGGACTTCTGTGAAGGCATGTTACAAGGCTGGCAGTTGACCAGAGATGACTGGGAAGCCCTGATGCCGCCTGAAACAGAAAATGGCGCCTTATTGGGCGGTGTGTTGCTGTCCATTACCATGCTTTATGACCCAGAAACCTCACTGGTAACATTGAATGAAGCGGGTGCGGATGCAATGGCTCAGTTCGAAGAGATTTACCAGGCGGTGCCCGTCATGCTATCCGGACTCAGCCAACGTGCACTGGCGATTGCTGAATCTGACGATTAA
- a CDS encoding L-alanine exporter AlaE, protein MKNSAPFCVRNAAADTFAMVVFCFVTGMGIEVFISGMTLEQSLSSRLLSIPVNIAIAWPYGLFRDLILRSGRRLSPSGWMKNICDLFAYVAFQSPVYVGILLAVGATYDQIVTAVSINAVISCGMGVVYGYFLDCCRRWFRVPGYYHV, encoded by the coding sequence ATGAAAAATAGCGCGCCTTTTTGTGTTCGCAATGCAGCTGCCGATACATTTGCTATGGTGGTATTTTGCTTCGTGACAGGTATGGGCATTGAGGTGTTTATCTCGGGAATGACGCTGGAACAGTCATTATCTTCGAGGCTGCTTTCGATCCCAGTCAATATTGCCATTGCTTGGCCATATGGGCTCTTTCGTGATCTTATTCTGAGATCCGGACGGCGCCTTTCTCCCAGCGGATGGATGAAAAATATTTGTGACTTGTTTGCTTATGTCGCATTTCAATCACCAGTCTATGTGGGAATTTTACTGGCGGTAGGGGCGACATATGATCAGATCGTCACAGCCGTTTCTATCAATGCTGTGATTTCTTGCGGTATGGGAGTCGTTTACGGTTACTTTCTCGATTGTTGCCGACGCTGGTTCCGGGTACCCGGTTATTACCATGTATGA
- a CDS encoding ribonuclease T2 family protein — MKLKTLLAVFSALALLFGVVGQSSAVTFSGTFYASQSCPAYQSKNKKTNPGNIYLVSGQSYQIREANKNDATWYRVVVENANPQLRWVSVSCGEVKGDDSSSSGSSGSGRCSTAGQEDSYVFALSWQPAFCETHTSKPECKVTDSSAYQAGNFTLHGLWPNKASCGTSYGFCGSYSHSVSPFCSYDAVPMPSSTLALLGQYMPSAAYGSCLQRHEWYKHGTCQTQRNADEYFKTAIRLQKEFNQNVAYFMQEHLGESVSTQDFFDVVDQAFFDGAYKRLQISCKNRKLVDVYINLPKQLDENASLASLMMDADPKFSNQCGSSFTVDEIGF; from the coding sequence ATGAAACTAAAAACTCTGTTGGCTGTTTTTTCTGCCCTGGCACTGTTGTTCGGTGTTGTCGGGCAGAGTTCCGCGGTGACTTTCTCTGGTACTTTTTATGCCAGCCAGTCATGTCCGGCTTATCAATCAAAAAACAAGAAAACCAATCCTGGTAACATCTATCTGGTTTCCGGGCAGTCTTACCAAATTCGTGAGGCGAATAAAAATGACGCCACCTGGTACCGGGTGGTGGTTGAAAATGCTAATCCGCAGTTGCGTTGGGTCTCTGTCAGTTGTGGTGAGGTAAAAGGTGATGATTCTTCTTCATCTGGCAGCTCGGGTTCTGGCAGATGTTCAACGGCGGGTCAGGAAGACAGTTATGTCTTTGCTCTCAGCTGGCAGCCAGCTTTCTGTGAAACACACACGTCAAAGCCTGAATGTAAAGTCACGGATTCCAGCGCTTATCAGGCCGGAAACTTTACCCTGCATGGTTTATGGCCGAATAAAGCTTCTTGTGGCACAAGTTACGGATTCTGTGGCAGTTATTCTCACTCGGTGAGTCCTTTTTGCAGCTATGATGCGGTTCCGATGCCATCATCGACGCTGGCATTACTGGGACAATATATGCCAAGTGCAGCCTATGGTTCTTGTTTACAACGTCATGAATGGTACAAGCATGGTACCTGCCAGACGCAAAGAAACGCGGATGAATATTTTAAAACTGCGATTCGTCTGCAAAAAGAGTTTAACCAGAATGTCGCTTATTTCATGCAGGAGCATCTCGGTGAATCTGTCTCCACGCAGGACTTTTTTGATGTTGTGGATCAGGCCTTTTTCGATGGAGCGTATAAACGGTTACAGATTTCATGTAAGAACAGAAAATTAGTGGATGTCTATATTAATTTGCCGAAACAACTGGATGAAAATGCTTCCCTTGCAAGCTTAATGATGGATGCTGATCCGAAGTTTTCTAACCAATGTGGCAGCAGCTTCACTGTGGATGAAATCGGCTTTTAA